Proteins from a genomic interval of Bradyrhizobium sp. CCBAU 53340:
- a CDS encoding ABC transporter substrate-binding protein: protein MKRRTFIGLSVAAALPAVARAQQPAPKKRLAAIGLRKVEDMRIGRDQNSTIFLEELQRLGFVEGNNLVVDRWQYQVGHREEIAREVVDTKPDVISCVGTPMAVSLKAATTTIPIVAITGDPISFGLVSNLARPGGNITGVSVDAGVEVWAKRLELLASAVPKMANVVFISSEGSWTGAGGQVVRDAAQKLGITLVRGAVSSPFGEAEYRRTFSSMQRDQLDGIVLSDEGPAHLPNKSLLVQLIQEMRLPAIFTYPEFVEAGGMMSYSSDLKSLIQRAAVQVFEIFRGAHAGDIPYFQAEKFEFVVNLKTAKELGIELPAGLVAAATSVIE from the coding sequence GTCTAAGTGTAGCAGCAGCCTTGCCGGCGGTTGCGCGGGCGCAGCAGCCCGCTCCGAAAAAGCGTCTTGCTGCCATTGGTCTTCGGAAAGTCGAAGACATGAGAATTGGGCGCGATCAGAATTCGACAATATTCTTGGAGGAACTGCAACGTCTCGGCTTTGTCGAAGGAAATAACCTCGTCGTCGATCGGTGGCAATATCAGGTGGGACATCGTGAGGAGATCGCACGCGAAGTGGTCGATACAAAACCCGATGTGATTTCCTGTGTTGGAACGCCAATGGCCGTCAGCCTCAAAGCGGCGACGACGACCATCCCCATCGTGGCAATTACCGGCGATCCCATCAGTTTCGGGCTTGTTTCGAATCTCGCCCGTCCCGGCGGCAACATCACGGGCGTGAGCGTGGACGCTGGAGTCGAAGTCTGGGCCAAGCGCCTTGAATTGCTTGCCAGCGCTGTTCCCAAAATGGCCAACGTCGTTTTCATCTCAAGCGAAGGATCCTGGACGGGCGCCGGTGGCCAAGTCGTGCGCGACGCCGCGCAAAAGCTGGGGATCACTCTGGTGCGGGGTGCCGTCAGCAGCCCATTTGGCGAAGCAGAATACCGCCGCACATTCTCGTCCATGCAGCGAGATCAATTGGACGGAATCGTCCTTTCGGATGAAGGACCTGCACACCTTCCGAACAAGTCATTGTTGGTTCAACTGATCCAGGAGATGCGGCTGCCGGCCATTTTCACGTACCCGGAGTTTGTGGAGGCGGGCGGAATGATGTCGTACTCCTCCGACTTAAAGAGCCTCATTCAAAGGGCCGCGGTGCAGGTCTTCGAGATATTCAGAGGCGCTCATGCGGGCGATATACCGTATTTTCAAGCAGAGAAGTTCGAATTTGTTGTCAATCTCAAGACGGCCAAGGAGCTTGGAATCGAGTTGCCCGCCGGGCTAGTTGCGGCAGCGACTAGCGTGATTGAGTAG